From Alosa sapidissima isolate fAloSap1 chromosome 7, fAloSap1.pri, whole genome shotgun sequence, the proteins below share one genomic window:
- the si:dkey-32e6.3 gene encoding uncharacterized protein si:dkey-32e6.3 has protein sequence MSDAVDRNCGINETNDEDERELRSGAPGSGHPTGNSVRPKKLILHIDLNNTILVSDAVTKQGTVAALDYFLSTVTWGHMSKGKWEWISEAPSLSPPNKDAVSYYSKFGRVAGFTTAGPGRKFRGVLEEHLAQLRWPADLPADEEFSVRGEDGNLYHWILPSFFQLLQDLASQGREFGILFRTFGTDLPRVLTAVRRALTQGDHPLFPDLPALKLSVSDLPGRIRCSTKGTVLTRGEEKLSSRDGDRAIYQYLSAVEGLGGFQDHFDWWARNTYSILGGKPLWVDPFDGSVQHIFIDDNIRQTDEDTIVHPKVFLEPEGSQTRTASTLELYDLCLVQNDLLQAISDSGYFTKRIQSCQENYESNLQQGTS, from the exons ATGTCAGACGCCGTGGACAGAAACTGTGGTATAAATGAGACTAATGACGAGGACGAACGAGAACTTCGATCGGGCGCACCTGGCAGTGGGCATCCCACAGGGAATTCTGTCAGACCGAAGAAGCTCATTCTCCACATCGACTTGAACAATACCATCCTGGTATCAGATGCCGTGACTAAGCAAGGGACTGTCGCCGCTTTGGATTACTTTCTTTCCACGGTCACTTGGGGACATATGTCAAAAG GCAAGTGGGAGTGGATATCTGAAGCCCCCTCCCTCTCGCCACCCAACAAAGATGCCGTCAGTTACTACTCGAAGTTCGGCCGAGTGGCTGGCTTCACCACAGCTGGACCTGGCCGGAAGTTCCGTGGGGTGCTGGAGGAGCACCTGGCTCAGCTGCGCTGGCCCGCGGACCTGCCCGCGGATGAGGAGTTCTCCGTGAGGGGGGAGGACGGCAACCTGTACCACTGGATCTTGCCCTCTTTTTTCCAGCTCCTCCAGGACCTGGCCTCCCAAGGCCGCGAGTTTGGCATCTTGTTCCGCACTTTTGGCACTGACCTGCCCCGAGTCTTGACAGCGGTCCGCAGAGCCTTGACCCAGGGGGACCATCCACTGTTCCCGGACCTCCCTGCCCTAAAG CTCTCTGTGAGCGATCTTCCTGGCCGGATCCGCTGCAGCACTAAGGGCACGGTTCTGACCCGAGGGGAGGAGAAGCTGTCGTCTCGTGATGGGGACCGCGCCATCTACCAGTACCTCAGCGCTGTGGAGGGCCTGGGCGGCTTCCAGGACCACTTTGACTG GTGGGCCCGCAACACCTACTCCATCTTGGGTGGTAAGCCTCTGTGGGTGGATCCTTTTGACGGCAGTGTGCAGCACATCTTCATTGATGATAACATTCGCCAGACGGATGAGGATACAATTGTCCACCCCAAG GTGTTTTTGGAACCCGAGGGCTCCCAGACTCGCACAGCGTCCACTTTGGAGCTGTATGACCTCTGCCTGGTGCAGAACGACCTGCTGCAGGCCATTTCCGACTCCGGCTACTTCACCAAGCGCATCCAATCCTGCCAGGAGAACTACGAGAGCAACCTGCAGCAGGGCACCAGCTAG